From Treponema sp. OMZ 787:
TGAGTTCTTCCGTGTAAAAATTCGTTACGGAAGTTTGAGATATTTTTTTTAAGCTGATTTTCATCAACATAAAACTGATTGAATATTCCGCTTTGCCTCAAAAGTTCTGCCGATTCTTGTTCGGTAAAACTTGTAATAGGCTCAAAACTTTGCACTTGTTCTGGAAATTTTAAAGTGCGAGCCTGAGGAAAATATAAAAAGGGTCTTGTTTCGATTTGAATAGACTCTTTTAATTCAAAATCGCTGTCTGCCAACTCAAAGGCCTTTGTTTTTATAAAGGATATTAATTCTGTGAGAAGTTTGTGTTCTTGTCTTCCTTGGGAAAGAAGAACCCGATTTAACCGGTGCGTAAGGGAGCGGTTTGTATCTATTATTTTTCCGCCTGCTTCGTGAAGATATTGCTTTAAGTGAAAAAGAAAACCGTCTTCCCATTCTATGCCTTGATTTCTCACCTGTTCGATTATGTTTTCTGTCAAGCTGTTGATTTCATTTTTACCTGCATCGGCTGCGAGGAAGTCCCAAAAAGAATCAAAGCTTTGTCCCTGAGGTGTTTCTTTCATTTCCAAATATGCATCTAAGGCATAGCCGAGAACAGCTCCCTTTGTTTCACTTACAGATTGTTTTTTGTAAACATCCGAAAGGATTGATTTAAAATTTTCTTCGACTTGGCGGAAGTCCGATAAAAGTTCTCTTGAAGCTCTTGAAATTTCATGGAGGCGTTCAACCATTTGAACAGGCGTGTATATTTCGGCCTTACCGGTTTTTTTAATTCGGTTTATGCGGTCTTGTAATTCTTTTTTCTTTTTTTCCAAGTCGGCAATTTGAGAGGCCGGGTCATGGGTTGTGTTTTCAGAAAGCTCACGCAATTTAGATAAGATATCTTTAAAGCGTGATTCCGTTCCGATAAAAGTTTTTGAATCCATATTATCAAGCCATGTAAAAAGACGCTCGACTCCTGCACTTAATTCTATAATCAATTCTTGATTTTCGTTATAATATTTTCTGATAAATCCTATTTTTTCGGAGCACCATTTATTGGCTAAAAAATGAGAGCGGCTTTCGATGGTTTGCATTGCAAGCCGAAATTCTCCGTTATCGGATTCTTCCGAATCAAAGTCATAATTAGTATTTGAGAATTCTTGGTCCCTCAAAAAATCTGCGAGCAGGGTTTCAAAGCGGTCAGCTGAAATTGTTTGAATATGCTTTTCTCTAAAAATCTTATATAAGAAGGAAATAGTAAGAGCTGCATTTTTTGTTCTTAAAAGGCTTAAGCCTGAATCTTCCGAAAGCATGGCCGATATATAAGCACTATCCGAACTTTTCATTTTTCCTCCTCATTTGCCTTGTTAAAAATTTCTTCCATACGGCTTTTGATAAAGGCATGAGATATTTTTTCTTGTTCAAGCCTTCCGGTTCTTTCTCGCAAAAACTTAAAAAGCATTAATTCCTCTTCATTAAGATTAAGGTCTTCAATTTTTGAGTGAGAATTTTCTCCCCTTACTGCAAAGATCGAAAAAGTTTCATAAGTTTTTTTATCCATGCAAAATGATTTTACATTTGGAAAAATGCCGCGTACATTTGAAAGTATTTCAAAGCCGTGTTCATCCATATCTCCGAAATAGTATAATTTTTTTTCGTTTAATGCTTTATTTTCTTTTAAGTTTACGGCAGCAAAACCTGAACCGAAAATGCAAAGAGCTTTGCTAAAAGGCGGAAGTGTAAGATAGACCATTAAATTTTCAACAATAAAAATATATTCTACGGAATTAAAATTTATTTTTGCAAAGGCACCTAAAGGAATTTGAGCTTCATAGCTTGTAATTTCTTCGTTTAGAATTTTTAAATTTATGTCTTTATCGAGGCAGCGGAATCTTATGAAGGGTTCGGGTGTGCGAACTCCCCACCTTTTATATATATCTGCATTTGAGTTTATCTTATCCTTATTTTTATTTAGGACTGTATAAACCGAAAAAATCAATGAAGTGTTTTGTTCTATAAATTTTGTGTGTACCGATAGAGGAATTTCTCTTAGATACAAATTACAATTAGGATTATTTAAAAACCAGATTGCACAACGAAAAATGTTTTGCCAATAATCGGCTTCAACCTCGGTAATAAGATTACGCAGATGTTTATTTAGCCAATCGTTTTGAATATCTTCGGCATTTAAATTTGAAAATTGTTTTTTAACAATGGAAAGATGCTTTTTAAAATTTTCAGTTTCTTTTTCTTTTCCTATAAAACTTATAAAATCGATTTCAGTTTCAAAATATATTTTTTCTATTATTGTCTGCATTCCTTGTTTATGAGTTTTAAGGGTTTTTGTTTCTACGGTATAGCCTATTCCCTTAGCATTCTTTGAGCCCTTATAAAGCTTTTCCGCTTCAAGTTTTCTCTCATCGAAGGCATCTTTTACGGAGCCCTTTGCAGACGGAATGAGCAGCGGAAAGAATTTTTTTTCATCTATAATCGAGTGTAAAAACGGTAAAAATTTATTTTCGGCTTTTTTCTTTATTTCATCAATACTTATCATCTTATTTCCTTAGAGTAACTGTCTTAACTTAAGCCCCTCTTTTCTTGCTTGTACCGCTCGATTGTTATTTCAAGCAGACGGGAAGTATTATCGTTTTTCTTTTCTGTAATGTGCATTGAAGAGATATCATCTTCGACAATGTTTATCTTATCCATAGGTGTTACCAAGATCATCTGTAAGCCTATTTCCTTAAAAAGTTCCATCGCATAACAAGAATTATCAATATCGACCTTGCTGAATACCTCATCTATAATTACCAAACGGAGAGAACGGGGTGAGCCGCTTGTTATTCCGAATTGAAAGGCTATGGCCGAAGCCAAAATTGTATAGGTGAGTTTGGATTTTTCGCCTCCCGATAAACTGGCGGAATCTTCATAGTATTGTTTTTGAGTATTATCGTTTTGGTAATATTCTATTGCTGCAAATATAAACCATTGGCGGACATCAAGAACTTTTTTCCGCCTTTGATCGTTTTCTTTTAAATATGAAATCAATGTTTTTATCTTTTTAAAATCTTCAAACTCCGATGATGCTTCCTTGTTAAATATAGAGGCTGAGTCGGGGATGGCGGCTAATAAGAGGCCTTGAAATTCTTTTATTTGAATATCATTTGTAAAACGGTGTTCCAGTTTTATATAGGTCGGAGGATTTTTACTGTAAGGGATTATCTTTAAACTTTGTTCCGATTTTTCCGTTTCTTTTTCAAGGGTAGATGAAAAATTTTCTTTTGTCGTGTCGAGGATATCTAAGTTTTCAAACCCCTTGTTGATTTTAAAATATTTTTCAAAATTTAAAACCAAGGTTTCTATTTCTTCATTGTCTTTATTCGAATAGTGTTCGTTAAATTGAATTTGCATCCTTTCTTGTTTTAAGTTTATATCTGCAAGCTGCTGTTCCAGTCTTCCCTTTTCCTGTGTAAGCTCGGAAAGTTCAGTCTCCTTTGACTGCCTTTCCTCTTTTAAAAGTTTGAGTCTTTCTTCAAGCTGATTGAGTTCCTTATCATCTTTTAATAGTTTAACTTTTTCTTCATGGCTTGCATTAAGGGCTGCAGCATATTTTTGAACATCGATCTCATCCCAAATAGTAAGCTTAGATAAATTTTCTAAGATGATAAGCTTGTTCTTTATTTCGTCTTGTTTTATTTTATATTTATTTAATTTTTCGGTATTTTTTTCAATTTCGGTTTTAAGTTTATCCAATCTAAAGGAAAGTTCTCTTCGTTTTTGGATATTGTCCCAGCCTAAGACAAATGATTGAGTCCCGGAACGCTGAGGCCTGTCGTCTTTTTCATGCCTTATCTTTGCCTTAATTAAACCGCTTGAAGTTATTGCCTTTGCTGCATGGTTAAACTCTTCCATATTATCGGTGCAGATATAATCAAAATTATCTCCGATATAGCTTTCAATCCAATCTGCAAGTTCATGCTTTCTGTTTATTTCAAGTTTGGAAATAAGGGAGTTGCTTTGCGGTATAAAATTTTTAAGCTGAGGTTTTTCATCGGTTTTTAAATAGACCAGTCTTCCTTTTAAATTATTTTTTGCGGCATAGGCATTTACCTTTGAATAAAGATTTTCAGGCGCTAAAAGGCAGAGGGCAAAATGATGGAGGAGCTTTTCTATTGCCCCTTCCCAATGGGATTCGCTTTTTAATACTTGTAAAAGTTCTCCTGCAAAGGTAAGTTCCCGTTGGGAACAATTAATACCTTCACAAATTTCATCCCGTATTCTGATATTTTGAGAGGGAATATTTGTATTCCGCTTGCTCAAAGATTCAAGTTCTTCGGTAAGTTCCGTAAGTTCATTTTTCGTGTCTTTGTTTAAAACATTAAGCTCAAGAATAGAATTAAATAAGATATTTTCTTTTTTTGTAAGTTCTTTTTTTAATTCCGGTAAAAGTTTTAAGTTTTCATTAAACTTTTTTTCTGTTTGGGGAGTTTCCAAAGAAAGAACTTCAGCGCAAAGCTCATAGTCCCGTATTTTTTCTCTGCGTATTTTTAACTCCCTCTCGTTAATATCTATTTTGTGTTCCACTGATGTAAGGCGTATCGAAGTAGAATTTTTTTGAATTGCCGATTTTACGGAGTCGAGATCGAAGTCTATCTTTTTTATTTCTTCTCCTATTAAAGTTGTCTTGTTTTCGATTATCAGTCTTTCTTGGTTTAAATCTATAATTTTTTTTCGATTAAGGCAAGAGCTGTTTTTAAGTACCAAAGTTGTAAGCTGTTTTTAATTTCTTTTAATTCTAAATCCTTCTTTTCGCAAAGTTCAAAGGTTTTGCCTGCTTCCAAAACTTCTTTTAAAAGCCGTATCTGTTCTTGTGCTTTTTCAATCTCGTTATAAATTTGTGAAAGCTCTTCATAATGTTTTACCAATCCTTCAAATTCGGCTTCGGTGTTTTTTCCCTCGAACATATGTGTCCGTATAAACTCGTTTAAGTTTCCTACTCCTTTTAAACCGACCGTTTGCGAAAAAAGATAGAGTGCCCTGTCGGAGCGTAAACCTGCAAGCTGCGAGAAAGCTTCGGAATAAGAAGAAAAATTATCCCCGTAAAAAGCCGTATTGAATTTTTCGGCCATGATTTTTTTCCATTTGCTGTGGGGTGTAAGGTCTACAACTTCTTTTTGAATATCTTCAATAGAAAGCCTTTTTCTTGTTATAGAATAAACCCTTTGCAAGGTACCTGCCTGAGAAAAAAATCTCATCTGCATGAGGGTTACAGGTCCCTGATCGTCTCCCAGAACAAAGCAGCCAAAAAGAATGGAAAAACACTTATCCTTTGAACGCAAGTTTTTTGCCGTACTCGAAATAAATTCTTCATCCCTCTTGCTTCCGTAAGTACCGAGCACGTAGCTTGCCTCATCTCTTTCTTTTTTGCTTTCGGCTCCGGCAGATTGATTATAAAATCTCCGGCGGGGCGGAACAATGAGCGACAAAAAAGCATCGACTAAGGTGGTTTTTCCTGAGCCGTTTAAACCTGTAAGAAGGGAAGATTTTTTTCTGCATCTCATTGTGTAGATATTCGAATCGAAGATGCCCCAGTTATACACTTGAAAAAAATCCAAATAAAAGCCGCTTTTATTCTCTTCACTCATCAATTCAAATTGCATCATTTTTCTTCCCTATTATAATTTTCAAGCCGCTTTTTAAATTCGGATAAGAATTCGGTTGTGATTTTTGCCCTAAGAATTCTGCGTACTTCAAATTTTCTATCGATTAAATCGTCGCCGATTCTTCCGTTTTGGTCTTGATGCAATTCTTTTAAAAAGCCTAAGTCTACTGCCTGATTCAAATATTTGGTAAGTTCGTTATAGAGTTTTGTTTGATCGGTTTTTTCTTTAAAATAAACCGAGAGCATACTGCGGATTTCGCTTTCAGGTAAAACCAAAATAGAAGAATCGTTTTGCGAAATGTCGAATTGTTCCAATGCTTCACGCAATAAAACACAGAGGGGGACATTTCAAAGCTAAGAGGGTAGCGGCGTATCAGCCTCACCGATTCTGGTGCACCTTCTTCGTCTTCTTTTTGTTCTAAAAAGGCATAGCCTTCTGCAGGTTCAATAAAAACGCTTATTCCTATTTGATCGAAAAAAGATGCAATTTCCCCTTGGTATTGAATCAAGAGTCTCCAAGAATCGGAGTCTCCTTCATTTTCATACAAGGTGCCTTGTAGAAGCTTTATACAGGGTGCCGCCCAAACCGTCGTCATTCCTACCTCTATAAAAAGTTTTTATATTATAGAAGATTTTTAAGAGATAGTTAAGTAGGCTGTTGGGCAGCAATTAACTTAAGTTTTATAAAGCCAGCTTTTCCAGATATGAAAATATTTTTGAAACGGCTTGTTTATTTTCCTCGGTCATGTTCATGGCTCTTTCTATTTCGCTTGAGATTAGGTCAGATTTTTGATTTATTTCGTTCATATTGCTGCTTATGCTTTTTGAAATGTCTACAAGTCTGCTCATTTCTTTTCCGGCTTCAGTATTTCCTATGACCATTTCTTCGGAGCCGCTTCTTACCTCAGAAGTGATTTGCATAATATTTTTTATAGCCTCAAGTATTTGCGAGCTTCCAAGATCTTGTTCATTCATGGCGTTCATGATTTCGTTGTTTCTATTGTTTACGAGATTTAGGATACGCATGACTTCAGTAAACTGTGTTTC
This genomic window contains:
- a CDS encoding ATP-binding protein, coding for MMQFELMSEENKSGFYLDFFQVYNWGIFDSNIYTMRCRKKSSLLTGLNGSGKTTLVDAFLSLIVPPRRRFYNQSAGAESKKERDEASYVLGTYGSKRDEEFISSTAKNLRSKDKCFSILFGCFVLGDDQGPVTLMQMRFFSQAGTLQRVYSITRKRLSIEDIQKEVVDLTPHSKWKKIMAEKFNTAFYGDNFSSYSEAFSQLAGLRSDRALYLFSQTVGLKGVGNLNEFIRTHMFEGKNTEAEFEGLVKHYEELSQIYNEIEKAQEQIRLLKEVLEAGKTFELCEKKDLELKEIKNSLQLWYLKTALALIEKKL
- a CDS encoding DUF4194 domain-containing protein; protein product: MREALEQFDISQNDSSILVLPESEIRSMLSVYFKEKTDQTKLYNELTKYLNQAVDLGFLKELHQDQNGRIGDDLIDRKFEVRRILRAKITTEFLSEFKKRLENYNREEK
- a CDS encoding DUF3375 family protein yields the protein MKSSDSAYISAMLSEDSGLSLLRTKNAALTISFLYKIFREKHIQTISADRFETLLADFLRDQEFSNTNYDFDSEESDNGEFRLAMQTIESRSHFLANKWCSEKIGFIRKYYNENQELIIELSAGVERLFTWLDNMDSKTFIGTESRFKDILSKLRELSENTTHDPASQIADLEKKKKELQDRINRIKKTGKAEIYTPVQMVERLHEISRASRELLSDFRQVEENFKSILSDVYKKQSVSETKGAVLGYALDAYLEMKETPQGQSFDSFWDFLAADAGKNEINSLTENIIEQVRNQGIEWEDGFLFHLKQYLHEAGGKIIDTNRSLTHRLNRVLLSQGRQEHKLLTELISFIKTKAFELADSDFELKESIQIETRPFLYFPQARTLKFPEQVQSFEPITSFTEQESAELLRQSGIFNQFYVDENQLKKNISNFRNEFLHGRTQFSLAELTEKFPIQKGLSEVAAYFALTSKLKPEALILENTSEQISYTFNDRTVLLTLPKIVFG
- a CDS encoding SbcC/MukB-like Walker B domain-containing protein; this encodes MVLKNSSCLNRKKIIDLNQERLIIENKTTLIGEEIKKIDFDLDSVKSAIQKNSTSIRLTSVEHKIDINERELKIRREKIRDYELCAEVLSLETPQTEKKFNENLKLLPELKKELTKKENILFNSILELNVLNKDTKNELTELTEELESLSKRNTNIPSQNIRIRDEICEGINCSQRELTFAGELLQVLKSESHWEGAIEKLLHHFALCLLAPENLYSKVNAYAAKNNLKGRLVYLKTDEKPQLKNFIPQSNSLISKLEINRKHELADWIESYIGDNFDYICTDNMEEFNHAAKAITSSGLIKAKIRHEKDDRPQRSGTQSFVLGWDNIQKRRELSFRLDKLKTEIEKNTEKLNKYKIKQDEIKNKLIILENLSKLTIWDEIDVQKYAAALNASHEEKVKLLKDDKELNQLEERLKLLKEERQSKETELSELTQEKGRLEQQLADINLKQERMQIQFNEHYSNKDNEEIETLVLNFEKYFKINKGFENLDILDTTKENFSSTLEKETEKSEQSLKIIPYSKNPPTYIKLEHRFTNDIQIKEFQGLLLAAIPDSASIFNKEASSEFEDFKKIKTLISYLKENDQRRKKVLDVRQWFIFAAIEYYQNDNTQKQYYEDSASLSGGEKSKLTYTILASAIAFQFGITSGSPRSLRLVIIDEVFSKVDIDNSCYAMELFKEIGLQMILVTPMDKINIVEDDISSMHITEKKNDNTSRLLEITIERYKQEKRGLS
- a CDS encoding Wadjet anti-phage system protein JetD domain-containing protein; this encodes MISIDEIKKKAENKFLPFLHSIIDEKKFFPLLIPSAKGSVKDAFDERKLEAEKLYKGSKNAKGIGYTVETKTLKTHKQGMQTIIEKIYFETEIDFISFIGKEKETENFKKHLSIVKKQFSNLNAEDIQNDWLNKHLRNLITEVEADYWQNIFRCAIWFLNNPNCNLYLREIPLSVHTKFIEQNTSLIFSVYTVLNKNKDKINSNADIYKRWGVRTPEPFIRFRCLDKDINLKILNEEITSYEAQIPLGAFAKINFNSVEYIFIVENLMVYLTLPPFSKALCIFGSGFAAVNLKENKALNEKKLYYFGDMDEHGFEILSNVRGIFPNVKSFCMDKKTYETFSIFAVRGENSHSKIEDLNLNEEELMLFKFLRERTGRLEQEKISHAFIKSRMEEIFNKANEEEK